In one Silene latifolia isolate original U9 population chromosome 10, ASM4854445v1, whole genome shotgun sequence genomic region, the following are encoded:
- the LOC141607943 gene encoding uncharacterized protein LOC141607943: MDIQATGSFYTWNNKQPPETKVYSTLDRALVNQGWMDHFPDMFENFLPEGHFDHSPCVIGQVNRDHHQNRTFKYFNMWSLSPDFQACVENIWKQNLTGTKMYRVTQKLRLLKPELKRINSTCYSDIENQALLAATKLYHVQQLLIQQPGDRELMQAKYEFLRQKAKAHWVTEGVKNSSYFHGVIKARRNNNFIQQIRDHNGVLYDEEGGIQQAFLAYYQVLLGSSSPTVRVKDSIVQSGNKSNEAHKQIILAPVNSEEIKNIIFSIPNDKAPGPDGYSSKFYKDS, translated from the exons ATGGATATCCAAGCCACTGGTTCTTTCTATACTTGGAATAATAAACAACCACCTGAGACAAAGGTTTACAGTACGCTGGATAGGGCCTTGGTTAATCAAGGTTGGATGGATCATTTCCCTGATATGTTTGAAAATTTCCTTCCAGAGGGCCATTTTGATCACTCTCCTTGTGTGATAGGACAGGTTAACAGAGATCATCATCAAAATAGGACGTTCAAGTATTTCAATATGTGGAGTCTGTCTCCAGATTTTCAGGCTTGTGTGGAAAATATTTGGAAGCAGAACCTAACAGGTACCAAAATGTATAGGGTTACTCAAAAACTTAGGCTACTGAAACCTGAATTGAAAAGGATCAATAGCACTTGCTATTCTGATATTGAGAACCAGGCTTTGTTAGCTGCAACTAAATTGTATCATGTTCAACAACTTCTTATACAGCAGCCAGGGGATAGGGAGTTAATG CAAGCTAAGTATGAGTTCCTTAGGCAGAAAGCAAAAGCTCATTGGGTGACTGAAGGAGTTAAAAATTCCTCTTATTTTCATGGAGTGATTAAGGCAAGGaggaacaataattttatccagcAAATAAGAGATCACAACGGGGTTTTATATGATGAAGAGGGTGGGATTCAACAAGCTTTCTTAGCATACTACCAGGTTTTGCTAGGCTCAAGCTCTCCCACAGTCAGAGTGAAGGACAGTATTGTTCAGAGTGGTAATAAGAGTAATGAGGCCCATAAACAAATTATCTTAGCCCCTGTGAATTCTGAAGAGATCAAGAATATTATATTCAGCATCCCAAATGACAAAGCACCTGGACCAGATGGTTATTCTAGCAAGTTCTATAAGGACTCATGA